From a region of the Leptospira kmetyi serovar Malaysia str. Bejo-Iso9 genome:
- a CDS encoding NAD(P)/FAD-dependent oxidoreductase, with translation MSQVKTVLIAGGGYAGIVAANRLVRKKLPIEIVLVTAQEQFQERIRNHQLLAGTLKKTYSVRSLLHKKVKLVIEKIAKIETKSKRVLLENGSNVYYDHLIYTLGIQGSPVETTGDSYVAVSDVEACAKMHERIKQNPSAKITVLGAGLSGIETAAELAKVFPKSTVTLVDANVFGKGFSDEGKNRMIGFFSENNVEILENTKILKYSDKKLLAANGGEIDHDFCVLANGLTASKVGSASGLRTNPIGQVYVNQFLEVEDHPEIIGAGDCVQVVSSGYDHLRMACATALPMGVYAAERLSHKLGIDSKKGKNPFSLAYLGRNVSLGREDAVVQESNPDDSPTDKIWTARSAKWIKELICKFTILSFRLEKSFDFYFWKSFPENKKEFESGTLATETEK, from the coding sequence ATGTCACAAGTCAAAACCGTTTTGATCGCAGGCGGAGGTTACGCGGGAATCGTCGCGGCCAATCGTCTCGTCAGAAAGAAACTTCCGATAGAAATCGTTTTAGTCACGGCCCAGGAACAATTCCAGGAAAGAATCCGCAATCATCAACTGCTCGCGGGAACTCTCAAAAAAACCTATTCGGTACGATCCTTGTTGCACAAAAAAGTAAAACTCGTGATCGAAAAAATCGCAAAGATCGAAACCAAATCCAAACGCGTTCTTTTGGAAAACGGATCGAATGTATATTACGATCATCTTATATACACTTTGGGAATTCAAGGATCGCCCGTGGAAACGACCGGAGATTCTTACGTTGCGGTTTCCGACGTGGAAGCCTGCGCGAAAATGCATGAAAGAATCAAACAAAATCCATCCGCTAAAATCACCGTTCTCGGCGCGGGTTTGAGCGGCATCGAAACCGCCGCCGAACTTGCGAAAGTGTTTCCGAAATCGACCGTGACTTTAGTGGACGCAAACGTTTTCGGAAAAGGCTTTTCGGACGAGGGAAAAAACAGAATGATCGGATTCTTCTCCGAAAACAATGTGGAAATATTAGAAAATACTAAAATTCTAAAATACTCCGATAAAAAACTTCTCGCCGCGAACGGCGGAGAAATCGACCACGACTTTTGCGTATTGGCAAACGGTTTAACCGCGTCCAAGGTCGGAAGCGCTTCGGGTTTAAGAACCAATCCGATCGGTCAGGTTTACGTAAATCAATTCTTGGAAGTGGAAGATCATCCCGAAATCATCGGCGCGGGCGACTGCGTCCAAGTCGTTTCGAGCGGTTACGATCATCTGAGAATGGCTTGTGCGACCGCGCTTCCGATGGGTGTTTATGCCGCGGAAAGACTTTCCCACAAACTCGGAATCGATTCTAAAAAAGGAAAAAACCCGTTCTCCTTAGCGTATCTCGGAAGAAACGTAAGTCTCGGAAGAGAGGACGCGGTCGTTCAAGAATCGAACCCGGACGATTCTCCCACCGATAAAATCTGGACCGCAAGAAGCGCGAAATGGATCAAGGAACTGATCTGTAAATTTACGATCCTTTCGTTCCGATTGGAAAAATCGTTCGATTTTTATTTCTGGAAATCCTTTCCTGAAAACAAGAAAGAATTCGAAAGCGGAACCCTCGCTACGGAAACGGAGAAATAA
- a CDS encoding sigma-70 family RNA polymerase sigma factor, with protein sequence MDRLGQFLEHKSLVFGIAYRMTGSVTDAEDIVQESFLRWEKSGSTEIRSPKAFLSTIATRLSLDTLRKVKNKRETYIGPWLPEPIPTSPEMEEPDPETLDLAFLHLLEKLNPIERAVFILRESFDVDYKIIAEAVGKTQENCRQTLKRAKDSLKSERKKYSPDKETKRKLLHNFLLASAKGQPELLLPFLKEEIVLWSDGGGKVHAARIPLFGKERVASFLIRTSRNPIFIETEFYYAESNGAESLLVYKDGKPVYLRSFLMDENGIKSIYTMLNDDKLQAFANKRELLDKKIIVPLEFFLLFPKSSIQNPTPPIWTKPLLKLVHWAITRKK encoded by the coding sequence TTGGACAGACTCGGGCAATTTTTAGAACACAAGTCTCTCGTTTTCGGGATCGCGTATCGTATGACCGGAAGCGTAACGGATGCGGAAGACATCGTTCAAGAATCCTTTCTTCGCTGGGAAAAATCCGGTTCCACCGAAATCCGATCGCCGAAAGCGTTCTTATCCACGATTGCAACGCGTCTGTCTTTGGACACTCTTCGTAAAGTGAAGAATAAACGCGAAACCTATATCGGGCCTTGGTTGCCCGAACCGATTCCGACTTCGCCGGAAATGGAAGAGCCGGATCCTGAAACCTTGGATCTGGCCTTTCTTCATCTATTAGAAAAATTGAATCCGATTGAAAGGGCAGTTTTTATTCTCCGGGAATCCTTCGATGTGGATTACAAGATCATCGCGGAGGCCGTGGGAAAAACGCAGGAGAATTGCAGACAAACTTTAAAAAGAGCGAAGGATTCTCTCAAGTCGGAAAGAAAAAAATATTCTCCCGATAAGGAAACGAAACGAAAACTGCTTCATAACTTTTTATTGGCTTCTGCGAAAGGACAACCAGAACTTCTTCTTCCCTTTCTCAAAGAGGAGATCGTTCTCTGGTCGGACGGAGGCGGGAAGGTTCACGCGGCGAGAATTCCTCTTTTCGGCAAAGAACGAGTCGCTTCGTTTCTCATCCGCACTTCCAGAAATCCGATCTTTATTGAAACCGAATTTTATTACGCCGAAAGCAACGGCGCGGAAAGCCTTCTCGTTTATAAGGACGGTAAGCCGGTTTATCTCAGAAGCTTTCTTATGGACGAAAACGGAATCAAATCCATCTATACGATGTTAAACGACGATAAGCTCCAAGCCTTTGCGAACAAACGGGAACTCTTGGACAAAAAGATCATCGTTCCTCTGGAATTTTTTCTTTTGTTCCCCAAGTCTTCGATCCAAAACCCGACTCCTCCGATTTGGACCAAACCTCTTTTAAAATTGGTTCACTGGGCGATCACGCGTAAAAAGTAG
- a CDS encoding alpha/beta fold hydrolase: MQTVIEEPKTQSEEKPTGFIPTRMGRIAYWIQGKGDNTLMLLHSAGPGHEHRDFEAIVPTLAESNRVISIDWPGHGKSESPTPFESASAVEFANVLPEVMEKLAPQGAVLVGNSLGGFASMNLALEKPNLVKGLILVDTGGLNDPDFKSRIFVKLMSTLWFTGATWNSFPNYYIKVENDYTKSILHRIEEKKSVEGSKNIRAAIWKSFGDERHDLREKVSKISAPTLIVWGESDPVIVPELGTRLHEKIKGSKLVFLKTGHVPFAEDPKGFLAATIPFLKSIR, translated from the coding sequence ATGCAAACCGTGATCGAAGAACCGAAAACTCAAAGCGAGGAAAAACCCACCGGCTTTATTCCCACTCGAATGGGTCGTATCGCGTATTGGATTCAGGGCAAAGGAGACAATACCCTGATGCTTCTTCATTCCGCGGGTCCCGGTCACGAACATAGGGACTTCGAAGCGATCGTTCCTACATTAGCGGAATCTAATAGAGTGATCAGCATCGATTGGCCCGGTCACGGAAAATCCGAATCCCCTACTCCTTTCGAGTCCGCGTCCGCGGTGGAATTCGCGAACGTTCTTCCGGAGGTTATGGAAAAACTCGCGCCTCAGGGAGCGGTTTTGGTGGGAAATTCTCTCGGCGGTTTCGCTTCCATGAATCTAGCATTAGAAAAACCGAATTTAGTTAAAGGTTTGATCCTTGTGGACACGGGCGGTCTAAACGATCCGGATTTTAAGTCGAGAATTTTCGTAAAACTAATGAGCACTCTTTGGTTCACCGGAGCGACTTGGAATTCTTTTCCGAACTATTACATCAAAGTGGAAAACGATTACACAAAATCCATTCTCCATAGAATCGAAGAAAAAAAATCGGTGGAAGGTTCCAAAAACATCAGAGCCGCGATCTGGAAAAGTTTCGGAGACGAAAGACACGACCTCAGGGAAAAAGTTTCCAAAATCTCCGCGCCCACCCTCATCGTTTGGGGAGAAAGCGATCCGGTGATCGTTCCCGAACTCGGAACAAGATTACACGAAAAGATCAAAGGTTCCAAACTCGTGTTCTTAAAGACGGGACATGTTCCGTTCGCGGAAGATCCGAAAGGATTTTTAGCAGCTACGATTCCGTTTTTAAAATCGATTCGTTAA
- a CDS encoding Crp/Fnr family transcriptional regulator, translating to MAEYPVAENSPEWWTIYETVNLISPIPKEVWTQAELVYTVKELSYGDFLIRQGKTPTEFAFVFSGVLREYYLTPDGTEYIKSFNFPGEFTGSYFDLLTKQPSTCNIRAITDCKLAVANFSHLTELYDTHIAWERLGRMVAENLFLKKARREYELLALSAEERYELLKRNYPNIEDVIPQYHIASYLGITPVSLSRIRSGKSKKEKKKDSLSVKSVDSTNDSK from the coding sequence GTGGCAGAATATCCAGTCGCGGAAAACAGTCCGGAATGGTGGACGATCTACGAAACGGTGAACTTGATTTCGCCGATTCCGAAAGAGGTTTGGACCCAAGCAGAACTCGTCTATACGGTGAAAGAACTTTCCTACGGAGATTTTTTAATCCGACAAGGAAAAACTCCAACCGAGTTCGCGTTCGTATTCTCGGGTGTTCTTCGCGAATACTATCTCACACCGGACGGAACCGAATACATCAAAAGTTTTAACTTTCCGGGAGAATTCACCGGTTCGTATTTCGACCTTCTCACCAAACAACCCTCCACGTGCAACATACGCGCGATCACCGATTGTAAACTCGCGGTCGCAAACTTCTCCCACCTAACGGAGTTATACGATACTCATATCGCGTGGGAACGTTTGGGAAGAATGGTGGCTGAAAATCTTTTTTTAAAAAAAGCAAGAAGAGAATACGAACTGCTCGCCTTGAGCGCGGAAGAAAGATACGAACTTCTCAAAAGAAATTATCCGAACATAGAGGACGTCATTCCTCAGTATCATATCGCTTCTTATCTCGGAATCACCCCGGTTTCTCTCAGCAGAATCCGTTCCGGGAAATCGAAAAAGGAAAAGAAGAAAGATTCTCTCTCCGTCAAGTCCGTCGATTCGACAAACGACTCAAAATAA
- a CDS encoding acyl-CoA dehydrogenase family protein, with amino-acid sequence MYQEFTEQQLEIRDQIRNFVKKEITHEVAIHWDEENKHPEELINRMRKELGVNGLTIPEEYGGWGLGSVEQCLVTEELSRGCLGISLCFGYTGLGILPILKGASHEQKKKWLQPVVDGEYGVSFCLSEPGAGSDVPGMSTTAVKKGDKWVINGTKQWITGGGSAGAYTVFAYTDKGRGTRGVSCFYVKRDTPGLTVGKKEDKLGIRASDTRQIIFEDCAVEEANMIGKENLGFIYALQTLNASRPYVAAMGVGVAQAALDYASKYARQREQFGSKISSFQAVQHMLADMSIGLETSRQVTYLAARMSDADDPRLPKYSAIAKAHASETAMKCALDAVQIFGGYGYTKEYPVEKLMRDAKILCIFEGTTQIQKNEIAAYVIREAASAK; translated from the coding sequence ATGTACCAGGAATTTACTGAACAACAGCTCGAAATCAGGGACCAGATCCGCAATTTCGTGAAGAAAGAAATCACACACGAAGTCGCAATCCACTGGGACGAAGAAAATAAACACCCCGAAGAACTCATCAATCGTATGAGAAAAGAACTCGGGGTCAACGGTTTGACCATCCCCGAAGAATACGGCGGTTGGGGACTCGGTTCTGTTGAGCAGTGCCTTGTTACCGAAGAACTTTCCAGAGGATGCCTCGGAATTTCTCTTTGTTTCGGTTATACCGGTCTTGGAATCCTTCCTATCCTGAAGGGTGCTTCTCACGAGCAAAAGAAGAAATGGTTACAACCGGTCGTTGACGGAGAATACGGAGTATCTTTCTGTCTTTCCGAGCCTGGCGCAGGATCGGACGTTCCCGGTATGAGCACAACCGCCGTTAAAAAAGGCGACAAGTGGGTCATCAACGGAACCAAACAATGGATCACCGGTGGCGGTAGCGCCGGAGCTTATACCGTATTTGCATACACCGATAAAGGAAGAGGAACCAGAGGAGTTAGCTGTTTCTACGTTAAAAGAGACACTCCCGGTTTGACCGTCGGTAAAAAAGAAGACAAACTCGGAATCCGCGCATCCGATACTCGTCAGATCATCTTTGAAGATTGTGCCGTTGAAGAAGCGAACATGATCGGAAAAGAAAACTTAGGATTTATTTACGCACTTCAAACTCTGAACGCTTCTCGTCCTTACGTTGCGGCTATGGGAGTGGGTGTCGCTCAAGCGGCTCTTGACTACGCTTCCAAATACGCGAGACAAAGAGAGCAGTTCGGATCCAAGATCTCCAGCTTCCAAGCGGTTCAGCACATGCTTGCGGATATGTCCATCGGTCTTGAAACTTCCCGCCAAGTGACTTATCTCGCGGCGAGAATGTCCGACGCCGATGATCCGAGACTTCCGAAGTATTCCGCGATCGCAAAAGCTCACGCTTCCGAAACCGCAATGAAATGCGCTCTGGATGCGGTTCAGATTTTCGGCGGATACGGTTACACAAAAGAATATCCGGTTGAAAAACTGATGAGAGACGCGAAGATTCTTTGTATCTTCGAAGGAACCACTCAGATTCAGAAAAACGAAATCGCGGCTTACGTGATTCGCGAGGCGGCTTCCGCTAAATAA
- a CDS encoding CoA transferase — MYLGDMGADVIKIENPRAMDATRVMFKKANGAPSLFLMLNRNKKAITLNLKKEKSKEILFKLLEDADILLEGFRPDGLSKMGLGYDDLKEKFPRLIYCGIYGYGTEGKYRDFAGHDVNYLSLSGVLSQTGKTPQIPGFQLADIGGGTMTALSSILAALYAREKTGKGQKIAVSMMDSSLPFLSLYGGIYAATGKNPEGGNELLSGKLPNYNVYQTKEGRWVALGALEDMFFKTFLRQSGLDKHLEEFPAEEKNFGKWKEILTSYFASKTLEDLNVLFENGDSCLTPVKTMEEVSQDPVLKERGMILDKKHPEYGDYFQFGAPFPFSETPVTYRLEPPKHGEHNTSIYRSLGYTEEEIETMKKEKVI, encoded by the coding sequence ATGTATTTGGGAGATATGGGAGCGGACGTAATCAAGATCGAAAACCCGAGAGCGATGGACGCGACCCGAGTCATGTTTAAAAAAGCGAACGGAGCGCCTTCCTTGTTCCTTATGTTAAACCGAAATAAAAAAGCGATCACTCTCAATCTGAAAAAGGAAAAATCCAAGGAAATACTTTTTAAACTATTAGAAGATGCTGATATACTTTTGGAAGGATTCAGACCGGACGGACTTTCCAAGATGGGGCTCGGTTACGACGATCTCAAGGAAAAATTTCCTAGATTGATCTATTGCGGAATTTACGGTTACGGAACCGAGGGAAAATACCGCGACTTCGCGGGTCACGACGTGAATTATCTTTCCTTATCCGGAGTTCTTTCTCAAACGGGCAAAACGCCTCAGATACCCGGTTTCCAGCTCGCGGACATAGGCGGAGGAACGATGACGGCTTTGTCTTCCATTCTTGCTGCCTTGTATGCGAGGGAAAAAACCGGCAAAGGACAAAAGATCGCCGTGTCGATGATGGATTCTTCCCTTCCATTTCTTTCCTTATACGGAGGAATTTACGCCGCCACTGGAAAAAATCCGGAAGGGGGAAACGAACTTCTCTCCGGTAAATTACCGAATTATAATGTTTATCAGACCAAGGAAGGAAGATGGGTTGCGTTAGGCGCTCTTGAAGACATGTTCTTCAAAACGTTTCTTCGTCAATCCGGGTTGGACAAACATCTGGAGGAATTTCCTGCCGAGGAAAAAAACTTCGGTAAATGGAAGGAGATTCTCACCTCTTATTTCGCCTCAAAAACATTAGAAGATTTGAATGTTCTTTTTGAAAACGGGGATTCTTGTCTGACTCCGGTAAAAACGATGGAAGAGGTGAGCCAAGATCCGGTTCTCAAAGAAAGGGGAATGATCCTTGATAAAAAACATCCGGAATACGGGGACTACTTTCAGTTCGGTGCGCCCTTTCCGTTCTCCGAAACCCCGGTCACATATCGTTTGGAGCCGCCGAAACACGGGGAACATAATACGTCGATTTACCGTTCTCTGGGTTATACGGAGGAGGAAATCGAAACGATGAAAAAGGAAAAAGTGATTTGA
- a CDS encoding DMT family transporter: MQIQVLIVFIIALAFNALANILIKASSLGDASEKPEGLPGLLQVIFNPIFIGGLASFGLALLGYRFVLGKGLKLSLAYPVFTSAGFIIVLIVSSIAFKERLTWPQWAGIVLILAGVWLCAANMFEAKS, encoded by the coding sequence ATGCAGATTCAAGTCCTTATCGTTTTTATCATCGCTCTTGCGTTTAACGCACTTGCAAACATTCTCATTAAGGCGAGTTCTTTAGGCGACGCTTCCGAAAAACCGGAAGGACTTCCAGGACTTCTTCAAGTTATTTTCAATCCGATCTTTATCGGCGGTTTGGCTTCTTTCGGTTTGGCGCTTTTGGGTTATCGTTTCGTTTTAGGAAAGGGTTTAAAACTTTCTCTTGCGTATCCCGTTTTTACGAGCGCGGGTTTTATCATCGTGTTGATCGTTTCTTCAATCGCGTTTAAGGAAAGATTGACTTGGCCTCAATGGGCGGGAATCGTTTTGATCCTCGCAGGCGTTTGGCTTTGCGCCGCCAATATGTTCGAGGCGAAGTCGTGA
- a CDS encoding alpha/beta fold hydrolase translates to MLRKTFSFQGLNLSYIDTDSNSSSKPILLLCHANGYSALTYKFYIESLRNTHRVIALDFAGHGESEGTVNFKNWYFFRDQILALIRHENLENVVGVGHSLGGASLLLSSYHSPEKFKKVIAHDPVALDFLQITYSRLFHNPLAKVAIKRRREFKDLDTVRKIYKRTPSFSRWDDTIYEDYIQSCFRIGENKQALLRCAPEIEAKIFDSVSYLSLYQYGRIKTETHLTIPNPHEVCSPSGARRITSGDKKSTLEIWPGTTHFFPFEEKQKTLERILGAL, encoded by the coding sequence ATGCTCAGAAAAACGTTCTCCTTTCAAGGATTGAATCTTTCTTATATCGATACGGACTCGAATTCTTCGTCGAAACCGATCCTTCTTCTCTGCCACGCGAACGGCTACAGCGCGCTTACTTATAAGTTTTACATCGAATCTCTTCGCAATACGCACAGAGTGATCGCCTTGGATTTTGCAGGTCACGGGGAATCCGAAGGAACCGTAAATTTTAAGAATTGGTATTTTTTTCGAGATCAGATCCTCGCTTTAATTCGACATGAGAATTTGGAAAACGTCGTCGGAGTCGGTCATTCCTTAGGAGGCGCGAGTCTTCTTTTGTCATCGTATCATTCTCCCGAAAAGTTCAAGAAGGTGATCGCGCACGATCCGGTTGCATTAGATTTTTTGCAAATAACTTATTCCAGACTTTTTCACAATCCTCTCGCGAAAGTCGCGATCAAACGAAGAAGGGAATTCAAGGATCTGGATACGGTTCGTAAAATTTATAAACGAACTCCTTCCTTTTCGCGTTGGGACGATACGATCTACGAGGATTATATTCAAAGTTGTTTTAGAATCGGCGAAAACAAACAAGCGCTGTTGCGTTGTGCTCCCGAAATTGAGGCTAAGATTTTCGATTCGGTGAGTTATCTGAGTTTGTATCAATACGGAAGAATCAAAACGGAAACCCACTTAACGATTCCGAATCCCCACGAAGTTTGTTCCCCTTCCGGCGCGAGAAGGATCACTTCCGGAGATAAAAAATCGACTCTGGAAATTTGGCCGGGAACCACTCATTTTTTTCCGTTCGAGGAAAAACAAAAAACCTTGGAAAGAATTTTAGGCGCCTTGTGA
- a CDS encoding acyltransferase family protein — protein sequence MLKSIKYYFFGIFQSDPREISSLNGIRCLGFFLLVLGHLHIGFEMFIQDKSWIMRNLLYSTSQCMDIFFVLSGFLISGPLFKEIENKNTIKLGKFFSKRTLRIFPPYFAFLIFQTFIIAPLFIKLRPDYTEYINNLQSKVVYDFFYVSNYVMGTLPHGWSLSLEEQFYLLFPLFLLLIFRKVRKRYRLHTLFGFLVVPILYRWIVFHSVIEPAAPELTRKLYLENIYYPLQGRLDCLFTGILLAYVYNTYPKEIQNFLNDPKKFRIASLAAWGSLIVVSAFFCEYDKGLISMVFRFNINSVSWATIALLSMKSGSWTNRIFSWRIFSPVAKLTYCTYLIHFFFQGILAPVFINAKTAKYSDLLLNTIPIGIVLLLLGYIFHLITERPFMLIKEKWFGKVVEMQPALRESESKIEVNNT from the coding sequence ATGCTCAAATCGATCAAATATTATTTTTTTGGAATATTCCAATCCGATCCGAGAGAAATCTCTTCCTTAAACGGAATCCGCTGTTTGGGTTTTTTTCTTCTGGTATTGGGACATCTTCACATAGGTTTCGAAATGTTCATCCAGGACAAAAGCTGGATCATGCGAAATCTATTGTATTCCACGAGCCAGTGTATGGACATTTTTTTCGTTCTAAGCGGCTTTTTGATTTCGGGTCCTTTGTTTAAGGAAATCGAAAATAAGAATACGATCAAACTCGGAAAATTCTTCAGCAAACGTACGCTTCGAATTTTTCCTCCTTACTTCGCGTTTCTGATCTTTCAGACATTTATCATCGCGCCTCTTTTTATAAAACTTCGTCCGGATTATACGGAATACATCAACAATCTTCAATCCAAGGTCGTTTACGATTTTTTTTACGTTTCCAATTACGTGATGGGAACTCTACCGCACGGTTGGTCTCTTTCCTTGGAGGAACAATTCTATCTTTTATTTCCTCTTTTTCTTTTGTTGATCTTTAGAAAGGTCAGAAAGAGATACAGACTTCATACGCTCTTCGGTTTTTTAGTCGTTCCGATTTTGTATCGTTGGATCGTATTCCATTCGGTGATAGAACCTGCCGCACCCGAACTTACGAGAAAACTCTATCTCGAAAATATCTATTACCCTCTCCAGGGAAGATTGGATTGTCTTTTTACGGGAATTCTTCTCGCTTACGTTTACAATACGTATCCGAAAGAGATTCAAAACTTCTTAAACGATCCGAAAAAATTCCGCATCGCGTCCTTAGCCGCTTGGGGCTCGTTGATCGTAGTTTCCGCTTTTTTCTGCGAATACGACAAAGGACTGATTTCCATGGTATTTCGCTTTAATATCAACTCCGTTTCCTGGGCTACGATCGCTTTGTTGTCGATGAAATCCGGAAGTTGGACGAATCGAATCTTTTCTTGGAGAATATTCTCGCCCGTGGCGAAGTTGACTTATTGCACGTATCTCATTCACTTTTTCTTTCAGGGGATTCTCGCTCCCGTATTCATCAACGCCAAAACCGCGAAGTATTCGGATCTTCTTTTGAACACGATTCCGATCGGTATCGTTTTATTGTTGTTAGGTTATATTTTTCATCTGATCACCGAAAGACCCTTTATGCTCATTAAGGAAAAATGGTTCGGGAAAGTAGTAGAAATGCAACCGGCGTTACGGGAATCCGAATCGAAGATCGAAGTCAATAATACTTGA